Proteins encoded within one genomic window of Ptiloglossa arizonensis isolate GNS036 chromosome 3, iyPtiAriz1_principal, whole genome shotgun sequence:
- the Spir gene encoding spire type actin nucleation factor isoform X4, translated as MTTHGRSSTSYDDGLEVSDDEKKTTENKEGGETPTKRPKCKLDANGRLNLKDILLSFNGPVNQEQAWALCFQTAKSLSRLPDNNFYEITELSQIVLHKDGDVWLGDLIESKQPPVSEKKAIFSLGMMIFEALDFGLDEQEERPLTPNLEGLITLMTSANGGCEKETEERPQETDDEGIERDSSDADADDFLLQKNNDTYEERLSVYSLKDVMHLCTRHAQTIESADAHYKAVIRAFVAEALELSQFLDTVEAEKLQASQREAANNDGNKQNSMSVQNLDTLDFIDWTDIRIWRAIQARFWVQVIQELRKGVKLKKVEDNLGSKSTTRGCGKGAEFELTPYEILMNDIRERRYRLRKTPSPTPHLRKDAHAVILEFIRSRPPLKKASERQLPPLQKKWTLRELLMESIKKPPNLRPWRNRYVPKNERTFPQNDQTQSSAGIKENESSTAPKPSRRDLDGSNTTTSRRKVIPVDFDLKLDAEDEDDDEDYNEEFAVTRFEEEDEATNYWQLKEDYSFVDRGVCHVHKNHRDDDEASSANPWRKTGGLRLTRNEYHRFCDAQLESYDLATQCPSRRASARKHAARRSIALTALTGTTSLPHSRPQSRQHIGVIESTLSQGPSPNISLNPSPSLSPQPRARQPRRSQTIVEGTKDTEDQTEDWQDDKGQKPTLGDMFLDERLSLTLEEIVHIRSVLTKAELESLPVEGRVKEDVEKRRVCFLCLKTRFGLLGPWGQRCRLCERTVCVKCYSKMRIPTEHFAHVPVVLLSPGLLLSPSSSEPDTSKSSWLRGSGAAGSAPASPASRRKDSSLKSATPSSTPTTTPVLILTPTSTPPSHARREMDIHDKRCCKSSGSPANVPSPKAFSSFTSHSSEQRLAAERLRGVSMVVCHDCRIMVIQIIKSSRTTRATIRNNVISRLTLNLSPAYV; from the exons ATGACAACGCACGGAAGAAGTTCGACATCGTACGATGATGGCCTTGAAGTTTCCGATGATGAAAAGAAAACTACCGAGAATAAGGAAGGAGGAGAGACTCCGACAAAGAGACCGAAGTGCAAGCTCGACGCCAACGGCCGACTGAATCTGAAAGATATTTTATTATCCTTCAATGGACCGGTCAATCAGGAACAGGCATGGGCTTTATGCTTCCAAACGGCCAAAAGTTTGTCACGTCTACCGGACAATAATTTCTATGAAATCACGGAGCTCTCTCAGATCGTACTTCACAAGGATGGAGATGTTTGGCTTGGAGATCTAATCG AATCGAAGCAACCGCCGGTTTCTGAGAAGAAA GCGATCTTTTCGTTAGGTATGATGATTTTTGAAGCGCTTGATTTCGGCCTAGATGAACAAGAAGAACGGCCTCTAACACCGAATCTAGAAGGTCTTATAACGCTAATGACTAGTGCAAATGGAG GatgtgaaaaagaaacggaagaacgtccGCAGGAAACAGATGACGAAGGCATTGAACGTGACTCCAGCGATGCCGATGCAGATGATTTTTTGTTACAAAAAAATAATGATACGTATGAAGAAAGGCTATCAGTGTATTCATTAAAAGACGTAATGCAT CTATGTACAAGACACGCACAGACTATTGAGTCTGCTGATGCTCATTATAAGGCTGTAATACGAGCATTTGTAGCAGAGGCTTtggaactatcacaatttttggATACAGTGGAGGCTGAGAAACTGCAAGCGAGTCAAAGGGAAGCTGCTAACAACGATGGCAATAAGCAAAACTCGATGTCTGTCCAGAATCTCGATACATTAGATTTTATTGATTGG ACTGACATTAGGATTTGGCGGGCTATACAA GCACGATTTTGGGTACAAGTTATCCAAGAGTTAAGGAAAGGAGTGAAACTGAAAAAGGTAGAAGACAACTTGGGTTCAAAGAGCACAACTCGTGGATGCGGCAAGGGGGCAGAATTTGAGTTAACACCGTACGAAATCTTAATGAATGATATCCGAGAGAGAAGGTATCGTCTCAGGAAAACACCGTCGCCAACGCCGCATTTGCGTAAAGATGCTCATGCTGTTATTCTCGAATTTATTCGGAGCAGACCTCCTCTAAAGAAG GCCTCTGAGAGACAACTACCACCGCTGCAGAAGAAATGGACCCTACGAGAATTACTTATGGAGAGCATAAAGAAGCCACCGAATTTAAGACCTTGGCGCAATAGATATGTTCCTAAAAACGAAAGAACATTCCCTCAGAATG ATCAAACCCAAAGTAGCGCTGGCATCAAAGAAAATGAGTCATCTACAGCACCAAAACCTTCTCGAAGGGATCTGGATGGTTCAAATACTACAACAAGCAGACGAAAAGTAATACCTGTGGATTTTGACTTAAAG CTCGACGCAgaagacgaggacgacgacgaagatTACAACGAGGAATTTGCAGTAACAAGATTTGAAGAAGAGGATGAAGCAACAAATTATTGGCAACTTAAAGAGGACTACTCGTTCGTAGATAGAGGTGTTTGCCACGTACATAAAAATCACAGAGATGACGATGAAGCAAGTTCTGCTAATCCTTGGCGAAAAACGGGTGGACTTCGTTTAACGAGAAACGAGTATCATCGATTTTGTGATGCCCAACTCGAAT ctTATGACCTCGCAACACAATGTCCATCTAGAAGGGCATCGGCTCGAAAACACGCAGCCAGGCGTAGTATAGCTCTTACAGCACTAACTGGTACCACTTCTCTTCCTCATTCGAGACCACAGAGTCGTCAGCACATAGGTGTGATTGAATCGACATTGAGTCAGGGCCCGAGTCCTAATATCAGCCTGAACCCTAGTCCAAGTCTGAGTCCTCAGCCAAGAGCAAGACAGCCTCGCCGTTCCCAAACAATTGTTGAAGGTACTAAAGATACCGAAGATCAAACTGAAGACTGGCAAGATGATAAAGGACAG aaACCTACATTAGGTGACATGTTCCTAGATGAAAGACTTTCCCTAACTCTTGAGGAAATTGTGCATATACGTAGTGTACTTACCAAAGCCGAATTGGAATCTCTACCTGTGGAAGGTCGCGTGAAGGAAGATGTAGAAAAACGACGCGTTTGTTTCCTTTGCCTAAAGACTAGATTTGGACTGTTAGGTCCTTGGGGACAACGTTGTCGTTTATGTGAAAGAACCGTATGTGTAAAGTGCTATTCAAAA ATGCGAATTCCAACGGAACATTTTGCTCATGTTCCTGTGGTTTTACTATCACCTGGTCTTCTCCTTTCCCCATCGTCCTCAGAACCGGATACTAGCAAGAGTTCCTGGCTTAGAGGCAGCGGAGCAGCTGGATCTGCACCTGCATCACCAGCCTCTAGACGCAAAGATTCGTCGCTAAAAAGCGCGACACCTTCATCTACACCGACTACGACACCTGTTTTGATACTTACACCAACCTCGACGCCACCTTCTCACGCTCGCAGAGAAATGGATATTCATGATAAGAG GTGTTGCAAGAGCAGTGGTAGTCCAGCTAACGTACCATCACCAAAAGCATTCTCCAGTTTTACTAGTCACAGCTCGGAACAACGATTGGCTGCAGAGCGATTGCGAGGAGTCTCCATGGTCGTTTGTCACGATTGTCGCATAATGGTGATACAGATAATTAAAAGTTCAAGAACAACACGGGCTACGATACGCAACAATGTCATTTCGCGACTTACTTTGAACCTTTCGCCAGCCTATGTTTGA